Genomic DNA from Rhodothermales bacterium:
GGAAACCGCCGGTCTTGCCGGATCCGGTCTTCGACTGAACAATCATGTCCCGACCGTCCAGCAGATAGGGGATCGCCTTCTGCTGCACCGGCATCAGACTGGTCCAGCCGGCGGAGCGTACCGCTTCCTGTAGCGCTTCCGGGAGGCCTTCCACTGACGCCGCCGGAAGCGGCGGGTCCGGTTCTAGGAACTCGGAGGTCTGCTGTTCAACTTTGGCCTGCTCCCTGGCACGGGAGGTCAGGTCAATGGTCTTGGTAAATCGACTCAACGCAATTCAGGATTGTCGGCCTACATGGCCAATCCGCCGTCCACGTGCAATACGTGGCCGGTGATATAGGTGGCGGCGCCTGATGCCAGGAATAGCACGGCGCCGGCAATGTCTTCGGGCGATGCGGGGCGGCCAAGAGGAACGGCACCGAGCATGGCATCCTGGGCGGCTTCCGACAACGAAGCCGTCATGTCGGTAGCCACGTAACCCGGCGCGACGACATTGACGGTCACACCGCGGCCGCCGAGCTCTTTGGCCAGGCTCTTGGAGAAGCCGATGATCCCGGCCTTGGAGGCGGCATAGTTGGTCTGGCCCGGGTTGCCCATGACGCCCACGACCGAAGACAGGTTGATGATTGCGCCGGCGCGTCGCTTCATGAAAGGGCGATACGCCGCCTTGCAGAAGTTGAATACACTCTTCAGGTTGGTATTGATGACCATGTTCCAGTCATCGTCCCCCATGCGCAGCATCAGCCCGTCCCGGGTCACCCCCGCGTTGTTGACGAGCACGTCCAGCGAGCCCCACGTGTCAGTAACCAGCTTGACGGCCTCCGCTGCGGCATCGGCGTCTGCGGCATCGCCCTGGTGAAAGAGCACCTCGACGCCCTCCGCCTCCAGCTCGCTTTTGAGGGCCTCGGCCTCATCGGCGGAAGAGCGGAACGTGAATGCCACCCTGGCTCCGGCGCCCGCCAGCGCCTTGACGATGGCTCGGCCGATCCCGCGCGTGCCTCCGGTAACGAGAGCGTTCTTTCCGGTAAGGTCCAGATTCATGATTCGACCGTGTAGCTGGCTATATCCTGGGAGGTACCGAGTGCGATGGTGGTCGCGTCCCGACCGAGGGTGCGCTTGACCAGGCCGCTCAGCACCCGTCCGGCGCCTACTTCAACAAATGTCTGCGTGCCGTCCTTCTGCATGCGATTCAGGGTCTGTGACCACCGAACCGGGGCCATGAGCTGCTCGAGCAACCGCCGGCGTATCGCTTCCGGATCTGTTTCGGGCTGTGCGTTGACGTTCAGGTACACCGGGCACGAGGGCACACTGATGCTCACGCCCTCGAGGGCGGCCGCCAAGCCGTCCCGGGCATGCTCCATAAGCGGCGAGTGGAAGGCTCCGCTGACCGGCAGCGGGATC
This window encodes:
- the fabG gene encoding 3-oxoacyl-[acyl-carrier-protein] reductase, whose amino-acid sequence is MDLTGKNALVTGGTRGIGRAIVKALAGAGARVAFTFRSSADEAEALKSELEAEGVEVLFHQGDAADADAAAEAVKLVTDTWGSLDVLVNNAGVTRDGLMLRMGDDDWNMVINTNLKSVFNFCKAAYRPFMKRRAGAIINLSSVVGVMGNPGQTNYAASKAGIIGFSKSLAKELGGRGVTVNVVAPGYVATDMTASLSEAAQDAMLGAVPLGRPASPEDIAGAVLFLASGAATYITGHVLHVDGGLAM